One window of the Triticum dicoccoides isolate Atlit2015 ecotype Zavitan chromosome 3B, WEW_v2.0, whole genome shotgun sequence genome contains the following:
- the LOC119277100 gene encoding protein DETOXIFICATION 33-like produces MVAPAAEAEAEAGRKTLPDECKTLWQIAGPVILTGVFQFLIGFVTVAFVGHIGKVELAAVSIVIGVIEGLGFGLLLGMGSALETLCGQAVGAGQLHTLGVYMQRSWIICLATAVALLPVYMFTDPILRLLRQSPEISAVAGRYARWCVPQLFAYAVNFPMQKFYQAQSRVWVMTLISGGAVGVHALLNWVVVARLGRGLLGAAMVGNASWWLINAAQFVYVVGGSFPEAWTGFSRKAFASLGGFVRLSLASAVMLCLEMWYYTAVIILVGCLKNPEIQVGAVSICMNYNIWTLMVSVGFNAAVSVRVANELGAKHPKAAKFSVVVAVTTSAAVGLVFTLVTLVARKQLPRLFTDDELVVKEAANLGYLLGATIGLNSIQPVLSGVAIGAGWQSLVAWVNIGCYYLIGLPLAAVFGFKLKLNATGIWVGMLTGTVLQTVILFVILFRTKWQKEAMLAEERVRNWGGNVELPTVQEAR; encoded by the exons ATGGTGGcaccggcggcggaggcggaggcggaggccggcCGCAAGACCTTGCCGGATGAGTGCAAGACCCTGTGGCAGATCGCTGGGCCGGTGATCCTTACCGGCGTCTTCCAGTTCCTCATCGGCTTCGTCACCGTCGCCTTCGTCGGCCACATCGGCAAGGTCGAGCTCGCCGCCGTCTCCATTGTCATCGGCGTCATCGAAGGCCTCGGCTTCGGGCTCCTT CTCGGCATGGGGAGCGCCCTGGAGACGCTGTGCgggcaggcggtgggggccgggcaGCTCCACACTCTGGGCGTCTACATGCAGCGGTCGTGGATCATCTGCCTCGCCACGGCCGTCGCCCTGCTCCCGGTCTACATGTTCACGGACCCCATCCTCCGCCTGCTCCGGCAGTCCCCGGAGATCTCCGCCGTGGCGGGGCGGTACGCGCGCTGGTGCGTGCCGCAGCTCTTCGCCTACGCCGTCAACTTCCCCATGCAGAAGTTCTACCAGGCGCAGAGCCGGGTGTGGGTCATGACGCTCATCTCCGGCGGCGCCGTCGGCGTGCATGCGCTGCTCAACTGGGTCGTCGTGGCCAGGCTCGGCCGCGGCCTCCTGGGCGCGGCCATGGTCGGGAACGCCTCCTGGTGGCTCATCAACGCGGCGCAGTTCGTGTACGTCGTCGGCGGGTCCTTCCCGGAGGCGTGGACGGGGTTCTCGCGCAAGGCCTTCGCCAGCCTCGGCGGCTTCGTCAGGCTCTCCCTCGCGTCCGCGGTCATGCTCTG CTTAGAGATGTGGTACTACACGGCAGTAATCATTCTGGTGGGTTGCTTGAAGAACCCAGAGATTCAAGTCGGGGCCGTTTCCATATG CATGAACTACAACATCTGGACACTGATGGTATCCGTCGGTTTCAATGCCGCAGTGAG TGTTCGCGTGGCCAACGAACTTGGCGCCAAGCACCCGAAGGCAGCCAAGTTCTCGGTCGTCGTGGCGGTGACCACGTCGGCCGCCGTCGGGCTCGTCTTCACGCTCGTCACCCTCGTGGCCAGGAAGCAGCTGCCGAGGCTTTTCACCGACGACGAGCTAGTGGTCAAGGAGGCCGCAAACCTGGGGTACCTTCTGGGTGCCACCATAGGCCTCAACAGCATCCAGCCGGTGCTATCAG GGGTGGCCATTGGAGCTGGGTGGCAGTCCTTGGTCGCCTGGGTCAACATCGGCTGCTACTATCTCATCGGCCTGCCCCTTGCAGCTGTCTTCGGCTTCAAGCTGAAGCTTAACGCAACA GGGATTTGGGTGGGGATGCTGACCGGCACGGTTCTGCAGACCGTCATCCTGTTTGTGATCCTCTTCAGAACCAAATGGCAAAAAGAG GCTATGCTGGCAGAGGAGCGGGTGCGGAACTGGGGAGGAAACGTCGAGCTGCCGACCGTCCAAGAAGCAAGATGA